One part of the Alistipes onderdonkii genome encodes these proteins:
- a CDS encoding glycoside hydrolase family 76 protein, which yields MRKSLFRWTVAMLTLSAAAVSGACSEQEYEDLTKPEKVTGNTQYAPYTIDWTEAADSCSTAFIERFYCSENRNGYEGVFSYREYNATGGANFNNYWQQAHAMAAMVEYYNRIKATDAEEKARIEGYFKKWYDKRGNNYEGNQSWRGSTGFGNDFTDDTCWIIIALLQMYDATGNQTYYNAAKQTWDECVWPRHELTQSGWLPWKWSDLGPNECTNGPAAIAAATLAQYSRAAGNEEAAQEYIDQACTCFDQNIDVMASDGTLGSTPLSYTQGTCMEAGRLIWKLTGDTGYLRKAIQAGRGQMTSTRMNEVYNYEMVSRDEGTDENNSIFHAVMFHWFTRMILDTEVDSFDGKIRKELYNYLYRHASYYWATIDKTPEGWPEAYFGVKCYQPRSSMNGDVGGSLGAYTSAAQAIESMWMIKDVKF from the coding sequence ATGAGAAAATCTCTATTCAGATGGACTGTTGCCATGCTGACCCTTTCCGCAGCAGCCGTCTCGGGCGCCTGCTCGGAACAAGAATACGAGGATCTTACCAAGCCGGAAAAAGTAACGGGGAACACCCAGTACGCGCCCTACACGATCGATTGGACTGAGGCGGCGGACTCCTGCTCCACGGCTTTCATCGAGCGCTTCTACTGCAGTGAAAACCGCAATGGCTACGAAGGCGTCTTCTCTTACAGGGAATACAATGCAACCGGCGGGGCCAATTTCAACAACTACTGGCAGCAGGCACACGCCATGGCTGCCATGGTAGAATACTACAACCGTATCAAGGCGACCGATGCCGAGGAGAAAGCCCGTATCGAAGGCTATTTCAAGAAATGGTACGACAAGCGCGGTAACAACTACGAAGGCAACCAGAGCTGGCGCGGTTCGACGGGTTTTGGCAACGATTTCACCGACGACACCTGCTGGATCATCATCGCCTTGCTCCAAATGTACGATGCGACCGGCAATCAGACCTACTATAATGCCGCCAAACAGACCTGGGACGAGTGCGTATGGCCCCGTCACGAGTTGACGCAGTCCGGCTGGCTGCCTTGGAAATGGTCGGATCTGGGGCCCAACGAGTGCACGAACGGCCCTGCAGCCATCGCAGCTGCGACACTGGCACAGTACAGCCGCGCAGCAGGCAACGAAGAGGCTGCCCAGGAATACATCGACCAGGCCTGCACCTGCTTCGATCAGAACATCGACGTGATGGCATCCGACGGCACGCTGGGCTCCACCCCGCTGAGCTACACGCAGGGCACCTGCATGGAAGCCGGCCGTCTGATCTGGAAACTGACCGGCGACACGGGTTACCTGCGCAAGGCGATCCAGGCAGGCCGCGGCCAGATGACCTCGACCCGCATGAACGAAGTTTACAACTATGAAATGGTATCGCGCGACGAGGGGACGGACGAGAACAACTCGATCTTCCACGCCGTGATGTTCCACTGGTTCACGCGCATGATCCTCGACACGGAAGTCGACTCGTTCGACGGCAAAATCCGCAAGGAGCTCTACAATTACCTCTACCGTCATGCCTCCTACTACTGGGCGACGATCGACAAGACGCCGGAAGGTTGGCCCGAGGCTTATTTCGGTGTAAAGTGCTACCAGCCCCGTTCGTCGATGAACGGCGACGTAGGCGGTTCGCTGGGTGCATATACCAGTGCTGCGCAGGCGATCGAATCCATGTGGATGATCAAGGATGTCAAGTTCTAA
- a CDS encoding SusE domain-containing protein has product MKKIIMMLVAGAAMACGLAACSDDDTTPSGNITPADQLYLPRNNATIMLETGNTTHFEWAVSKASKNGYITYELLFDKVDGDFSQPLYVLTSDNNGYEPSAKVASSTLNTVATLAGADLGETATVKWTVRAWCGLNSEIYGSEAGVRTVSLTRINSVDPMPSEIKISGGITEGQKELTLFAASVIHTAKGKYTDQREAGAYEIFTKLTAGELIITDDLNRNFRLAEKNRMELIKDNEATTAVTVEHDGIYWLYVNFSNMTYKFKEISKVELFISSPGNKAELTYEGNGVWGIMDYAWNVKEGGNTDSRHKFICTYADGSSEFWGHFEDDCRDSEKSEAEKNPLFYNIFRHTFSNQWDNTWKVNEKEREGYGKKVSFWVHMNNTDDDLFLLERSLGVPLAVNMQGSATENQEAIALNKALPVLVAKGSDDLNVGREASIFECFTQLSSGDFSITDDKGRYYKLDASNMTFAIAENPATNTVSKAGIYWVALDFNAMTYKMREIEKVELWNKPWFGNKLSETVEMSYEGKGEWSISDYEWYVTDGSNKDTRYYFICTYVDGFKERWAYYSDDCRNNNNPGGEPRFYNIYRFDHSKLGEWDDSWKTLNDSEGLGKKATFHIYMNNTYAADYKHTRSFK; this is encoded by the coding sequence ATGAAGAAGATTATCATGATGCTGGTCGCCGGAGCCGCCATGGCATGTGGCCTGGCCGCCTGCAGCGACGACGATACGACGCCTTCGGGCAATATCACCCCCGCGGATCAGCTTTACCTGCCGCGCAATAATGCGACGATCATGCTGGAGACCGGCAACACCACCCACTTCGAATGGGCGGTTTCCAAAGCGAGCAAGAACGGCTATATCACCTACGAACTGCTGTTCGATAAAGTAGACGGGGATTTCAGCCAGCCGCTCTATGTCCTCACCAGCGACAACAACGGGTACGAACCCTCGGCCAAGGTCGCAAGTTCTACTTTAAATACGGTCGCCACACTGGCAGGTGCAGACTTGGGCGAAACCGCCACCGTCAAATGGACGGTACGCGCATGGTGCGGCCTGAACTCAGAGATTTACGGCAGCGAAGCCGGAGTACGCACGGTATCCCTCACCCGCATCAATTCCGTAGACCCGATGCCTTCGGAGATCAAGATTTCCGGAGGAATCACCGAGGGACAGAAGGAGCTCACCCTGTTCGCTGCCAGCGTCATCCACACGGCGAAAGGCAAGTACACGGATCAGCGCGAGGCCGGGGCTTACGAAATCTTTACGAAGCTGACTGCAGGCGAACTGATTATCACCGACGACCTCAACCGCAACTTCAGGCTGGCCGAGAAGAACAGGATGGAACTCATCAAGGACAACGAAGCGACGACTGCCGTAACTGTCGAGCACGACGGCATTTACTGGCTCTACGTGAACTTCTCCAATATGACCTATAAGTTCAAGGAAATCTCGAAAGTCGAGCTCTTCATTTCCAGTCCGGGCAACAAGGCCGAACTCACGTACGAAGGCAACGGCGTATGGGGCATTATGGACTACGCATGGAACGTCAAAGAGGGCGGCAACACAGACTCCCGCCACAAGTTCATCTGTACCTATGCCGACGGCTCGTCCGAGTTCTGGGGACATTTCGAAGACGACTGCCGTGACTCGGAGAAGTCTGAGGCTGAAAAGAATCCGCTGTTCTACAACATTTTCCGCCATACATTCAGCAACCAGTGGGATAACACTTGGAAAGTGAATGAAAAGGAAAGGGAAGGCTACGGAAAGAAAGTTTCGTTCTGGGTTCATATGAACAATACGGATGACGACCTCTTCCTGCTGGAGCGTTCGCTCGGAGTACCCCTCGCAGTCAACATGCAGGGTTCCGCCACCGAGAACCAGGAAGCCATCGCCCTGAACAAAGCCCTGCCCGTTTTGGTTGCGAAGGGAAGTGACGATCTGAATGTCGGCCGTGAAGCGAGCATTTTCGAATGCTTCACGCAATTGTCTTCGGGTGATTTCAGCATTACCGACGACAAAGGCCGCTACTACAAGCTCGACGCAAGCAACATGACCTTCGCCATCGCTGAAAACCCGGCAACGAACACCGTTTCGAAAGCCGGTATCTACTGGGTCGCCCTGGATTTCAACGCCATGACCTACAAGATGCGCGAAATCGAGAAAGTGGAACTCTGGAACAAGCCCTGGTTCGGAAATAAACTCTCCGAAACTGTGGAAATGAGCTACGAAGGCAAGGGCGAGTGGAGTATCTCCGACTACGAATGGTACGTCACAGATGGCTCCAATAAAGATACCCGCTACTATTTCATCTGCACCTATGTCGACGGTTTTAAGGAGCGTTGGGCGTATTACAGCGACGACTGCCGTAACAATAACAATCCGGGCGGAGAACCCCGTTTCTACAACATTTACCGCTTCGACCACTCGAAGCTGGGCGAATGGGATGATTCGTGGAAAACGCTAAACGACTCGGAAGGTTTAGGTAAAAAGGCGACGTTCCATATCTACATGAACAATACGTACGCTGCAGACTACAAGCACACGCGTTCGTTCAAATAA
- a CDS encoding HD domain-containing protein, with protein MEPSEELKAYIEAEIIPRYGAFDAAHRTDHVRTVIAQSLVLAGHYEVDADMVYAIAAYHDTGLAYGRESHHIRSGEILLGDSFMRQRFTEEQMAVMRDAIEDHRASSDHAPRTIYGRIVAEADRCLDPETVIRRTIQYGRAHYPALSREGQFDRCVEHLQRKYAEGGYLRLWIPESDNARKLAELRELIRNTARLHETFGRIWGEVCRD; from the coding sequence ATGGAACCATCCGAAGAACTGAAGGCCTACATCGAGGCCGAGATCATTCCCCGCTACGGGGCGTTCGATGCGGCACACCGCACCGACCACGTACGCACGGTCATTGCGCAGAGCCTCGTGCTTGCCGGGCATTACGAGGTGGATGCCGACATGGTCTACGCGATCGCAGCCTACCACGACACGGGGCTGGCATACGGACGGGAGTCGCACCATATCCGCTCGGGAGAAATCCTGCTCGGGGACTCTTTTATGCGGCAGCGGTTCACAGAGGAACAGATGGCCGTGATGCGCGACGCCATCGAAGACCACCGGGCCTCGTCCGACCACGCCCCGCGCACGATTTACGGACGGATCGTAGCCGAGGCAGACCGCTGCCTCGACCCCGAAACCGTAATCCGCCGCACGATACAATACGGCAGGGCGCACTACCCTGCGCTCAGCCGCGAAGGGCAGTTCGACCGTTGCGTGGAACACCTGCAACGAAAATATGCCGAAGGCGGCTACCTGAGGCTCTGGATACCGGAATCGGACAACGCCCGCAAATTGGCGGAACTGCGTGAGCTGATCCGCAACACGGCACGGCTGCACGAGACCTTCGGGCGGATTTGGGGAGAGGTTTGCCGGGACTGA
- a CDS encoding dihydroorotate dehydrogenase-like protein — protein sequence MKAKYLGLDLSSPVVVSSSPYTATMANIGQCVANGAGAVVLKSIFEEQIIRHAAALDYSSQGMGDSGEYLERYIGDAYKGEFLKLVSDARTTGVPVIASINCIAADDGWTDYAVAMEAAGAAALELNIFLQPTDRHRTAQELEQEYADVVRRVAAAVKIPVSVKLPMRLTNVLAVADSLLARGARGVVMFNRFFEPDIDVERMAFVNGNPFSEPAELRNVLRSVALCSTALPQLDVAVSTGVHDGEAAVKALLCGANAVQVCSAIHEKGFGVIADINRFIDQWAERHGFESLGEFRGRMNYGNAESDVYQRVQYMKYFPHDAE from the coding sequence ATGAAAGCAAAATACCTCGGACTCGACCTTTCGAGTCCCGTTGTGGTCAGCAGTTCGCCCTATACGGCGACTATGGCCAATATCGGACAGTGCGTTGCGAACGGCGCGGGCGCTGTCGTCTTGAAATCCATCTTCGAGGAGCAGATCATCCGCCATGCCGCCGCGCTGGATTACTCGTCGCAGGGCATGGGCGATTCGGGCGAATACCTCGAACGCTACATCGGCGATGCGTATAAGGGTGAATTCCTGAAGCTTGTCTCCGATGCCCGTACGACAGGGGTACCCGTCATCGCCAGCATCAACTGCATCGCGGCGGACGACGGGTGGACGGACTACGCCGTGGCCATGGAGGCTGCGGGGGCCGCAGCCCTGGAACTGAACATCTTTCTGCAACCGACCGACCGCCACCGTACGGCGCAGGAGTTGGAACAAGAGTACGCCGATGTCGTGCGCCGCGTGGCGGCTGCCGTGAAGATCCCGGTGTCGGTGAAGCTGCCGATGCGCCTGACCAATGTGCTTGCCGTCGCCGATTCGCTGCTGGCGCGCGGGGCGCGGGGCGTGGTGATGTTCAACCGCTTCTTCGAACCCGATATCGACGTGGAGCGCATGGCGTTCGTCAACGGCAACCCGTTCAGCGAACCTGCGGAATTGCGCAACGTCCTGCGCAGCGTGGCGCTTTGCTCTACGGCCCTCCCGCAACTCGATGTCGCCGTATCGACGGGTGTGCACGACGGCGAGGCTGCCGTGAAAGCGCTGTTATGCGGTGCCAATGCGGTGCAGGTCTGCTCGGCAATCCATGAGAAGGGCTTCGGGGTCATTGCCGACATCAACCGGTTCATCGACCAGTGGGCTGAGCGCCACGGTTTCGAATCCCTGGGCGAGTTCCGCGGCAGGATGAATTACGGCAATGCCGAAAGCGATGTTTACCAGCGCGTGCAGTATATGAAATATTTTCCGCACGACGCTGAATAG
- the gcvT gene encoding glycine cleavage system aminomethyltransferase GcvT — MKTTAFTKYHIAAGAKMAEFAGYNMPIEFTGINDEHMAVRNGAGVFDVSHMGEIWVKGPKALDLLQRITTNDVSKLFDGKVQYSCMPNGHGGIVDDILVYRVDAETYMLCVNAANIEKDWNHICEQGRALGMEAGHGKELYNASDEICQLAVQGPLAMKVVQKMCAEPVEDMEYYTFKKMKVAGCDAILSITGYTGSGGCEIYVANEDGDKLWKALWEAGGEYGLKNIGLGARDTLRLEKGFCLYGNDIDDTTSPIEGGLGWITKFAEGKDFIDRALMEKQKAEGVTRKLVGFRMIDRGIPRHGYAIAAPDGTQIGHVTSGTMSPCLKVGFGLGYVKPEYAKPGTEVAVVIREKPLRAEVVKIPFV; from the coding sequence ATGAAAACCACAGCATTTACCAAGTACCACATTGCCGCGGGGGCCAAGATGGCCGAATTCGCGGGATATAATATGCCGATCGAGTTCACGGGGATCAACGACGAGCACATGGCCGTGCGCAACGGCGCCGGCGTATTCGACGTGAGCCACATGGGCGAAATCTGGGTCAAGGGGCCCAAGGCGCTCGACCTGCTGCAACGCATCACCACCAACGACGTGTCGAAACTCTTCGACGGCAAGGTGCAGTATTCGTGTATGCCCAACGGGCACGGCGGCATCGTGGATGACATCCTCGTCTACCGTGTCGATGCCGAAACTTATATGCTCTGTGTCAACGCCGCCAACATCGAAAAGGACTGGAACCACATCTGCGAACAAGGCCGGGCGTTGGGCATGGAAGCCGGCCACGGCAAGGAGCTTTACAACGCTTCGGACGAGATCTGCCAGCTGGCCGTACAGGGGCCCCTGGCGATGAAGGTCGTGCAGAAAATGTGCGCGGAGCCGGTCGAGGATATGGAATACTATACCTTTAAAAAGATGAAGGTCGCCGGCTGCGATGCCATCCTTTCGATCACGGGTTATACCGGATCGGGCGGCTGCGAGATCTATGTGGCCAACGAGGACGGCGACAAACTCTGGAAGGCGCTCTGGGAGGCCGGCGGGGAGTACGGGCTGAAGAACATCGGCCTCGGGGCCCGCGATACGCTGCGTCTGGAAAAGGGCTTCTGCCTCTACGGTAACGACATCGACGACACCACATCGCCCATCGAAGGCGGCCTGGGTTGGATCACCAAATTCGCCGAAGGAAAGGATTTCATCGACCGGGCGCTGATGGAAAAACAAAAGGCCGAGGGGGTTACGCGCAAGCTCGTCGGGTTCCGGATGATCGACCGCGGAATCCCGCGCCACGGCTATGCGATCGCAGCGCCGGACGGTACGCAGATCGGCCATGTTACGTCGGGTACGATGTCGCCCTGCCTGAAGGTCGGCTTCGGCCTGGGCTACGTGAAGCCCGAATATGCCAAACCGGGCACGGAGGTCGCCGTCGTTATCCGCGAGAAACCCCTGCGCGCCGAGGTGGTGAAGATCCCGTTCGTTTAA
- a CDS encoding class I SAM-dependent methyltransferase translates to MTASSYNEFGWRDAQPMFYHKLLGKYIERLLPTDGSPILDVGCGNGYFANYLAEKGYCVYGIDASEQGIAIANRMRGGGNPERFFVCDVTSGELPPELRGIPFKTVISMEVIEHLYQPRAFVLFIRSILEASGGGQFIVTTPYHGYLKNLTIAAANKMDHHLSALWEGGHIKFWSRRTLAILLREAGYRQLAFTGAGRIPYLWRHMVFSARV, encoded by the coding sequence ATGACGGCATCCAGCTACAACGAATTCGGATGGCGCGACGCCCAGCCGATGTTCTACCACAAACTGCTCGGTAAATACATCGAGCGGTTACTGCCTACGGACGGTTCTCCGATTCTGGATGTAGGCTGCGGGAACGGTTATTTCGCCAATTACCTGGCTGAGAAAGGCTATTGCGTCTACGGCATCGACGCCTCCGAACAGGGCATAGCGATCGCCAACCGAATGAGGGGGGGGGGAAATCCGGAGCGGTTTTTCGTCTGTGATGTAACCTCGGGCGAACTCCCGCCCGAACTGCGCGGCATTCCCTTCAAAACAGTGATTTCGATGGAGGTCATCGAACACCTCTACCAACCGCGGGCATTCGTATTGTTCATCCGCAGCATCCTCGAAGCCAGCGGCGGCGGCCAGTTCATCGTCACGACACCCTACCACGGCTACCTGAAAAACCTCACCATCGCGGCGGCCAACAAGATGGATCACCACCTGAGCGCCCTGTGGGAAGGCGGCCACATCAAGTTCTGGTCGCGCCGGACACTCGCCATCCTGCTCAGGGAGGCGGGATACCGCCAACTGGCCTTCACGGGCGCCGGACGCATACCCTACCTCTGGCGCCACATGGTTTTCAGCGCCAGGGTCTGA
- a CDS encoding PEP/pyruvate-binding domain-containing protein, which translates to MNKNLEEYLPDGNKAQYRFMKYRIHKILLVCCSYDGYILEEDGHIESQINQEYLDLNMSNPPSFTRVSSTREALELLGRDDSFDFILTMYNVGELDVFSFAKIVKERHAQIPVALLTSFSKDIYRRLEEQDRSGLDYIFGWHGNTDLIMAIIKLVEDKMNAEEDITDGGVQAILLVEDSIRFYSTYLPELYKLILLQNTEFLKDAFNEQQQILRKRARPKILLATNYEEAVELYDRYKKNILGVISDVGFVLHRNDPPESEKRDAGIDLCRRIKADNPLMPVLLQSSQTEFEVQARQLGAGFIAKNSKTLLTQLHEYIDKEFAFGEFLFKDPDTGAVIGKAKDLVQMQEMIATIPDKAFEYHTSQNHLSKWLYSRGLFPLAAAIRRGNKSQFASTQEHRQRIVNLIKDYRTLLGQGVVARFDPETYSDAVAFARIGEGSLGGKARGLAFMNSMILKHRLYDKHANVRIMIPRSVVIATDYFDDFIRLNGLKYIISQEFSDEEILSEFVSSTVPAKLQQELKAYIQTVRTPLAVRSSSKLEDSHYQPFAGIYSTYMIPYVDNGDQMLRLLLKAVKSVYASVYFATSRAYLSSSQNLISEEKMAVIIQEVCGTEQDGLFFPTFSGVARSINYYPIGDEAPADGVCNIAMGLGKLVVDGGRTLRFSPRYPQKVLQTSTPELALRDTQNEVLALSLKPEEFRTSIDDAVNLHRLDIARIAGLRNARFVCSVWDRENERISDSPFDRGRKVITFNNILKYNTFPLAEIISDILRLGAEEMRCPVEVEFAVNMDVQAGQQQIFNLLQIRPIIDNQDNRPIDWSKVDVSDALIYGENALGIGMMGDIADIIYIKGDTFDSLSTEKIAEELLEFNNRMQDEKRSYILVGPGRWGSSDPFLGVPVKWNHISEAKVIVECGIEKFEVEPSQGTHFFQNVTSLGVGYLTINPFRGDGIFREGELDGRRAVYEGTFLRQVRFEKPLWVCIDGRSNKGIVKEEGDK; encoded by the coding sequence ATGAACAAGAATCTCGAAGAATACCTGCCGGACGGGAACAAGGCCCAGTACCGGTTCATGAAATACCGAATCCACAAGATCCTGCTGGTCTGCTGCAGCTACGACGGGTATATCCTCGAGGAGGACGGACACATCGAATCGCAGATCAACCAGGAATACCTCGACCTGAACATGTCGAACCCGCCGTCGTTCACGCGCGTGAGCTCCACACGCGAAGCGTTGGAGCTGCTCGGCCGCGACGACTCGTTCGACTTCATCCTGACGATGTACAACGTCGGGGAACTGGACGTATTCTCGTTTGCCAAGATCGTCAAGGAACGCCACGCCCAGATCCCGGTCGCGCTGCTCACCTCCTTCTCGAAGGACATCTACCGCCGTTTGGAGGAGCAAGATCGCTCGGGGCTCGACTACATCTTCGGCTGGCACGGCAATACCGACCTGATCATGGCCATCATCAAGCTGGTCGAGGATAAAATGAACGCCGAGGAGGACATCACCGACGGCGGCGTGCAGGCCATCCTGCTCGTCGAGGACTCGATACGTTTCTACTCGACCTACCTGCCCGAGCTCTACAAGCTGATCCTGCTGCAGAACACCGAATTCCTCAAGGACGCCTTCAACGAGCAACAGCAGATTCTGCGCAAGCGTGCCCGGCCGAAAATCCTGCTGGCCACCAATTACGAGGAGGCCGTGGAACTCTACGACCGTTACAAGAAGAACATCCTGGGCGTGATCTCCGACGTAGGGTTCGTGTTGCACCGCAACGACCCGCCCGAGAGCGAGAAACGCGACGCGGGCATCGACCTCTGCCGCCGCATCAAGGCCGACAACCCGCTGATGCCCGTCCTGCTGCAATCGTCGCAGACCGAGTTCGAGGTACAGGCCCGCCAGCTCGGAGCGGGGTTCATCGCCAAGAATTCCAAAACGCTGCTCACGCAGTTGCACGAATATATCGACAAGGAGTTTGCCTTCGGCGAATTCCTCTTCAAAGACCCCGACACGGGTGCCGTCATCGGCAAGGCCAAAGACCTGGTGCAGATGCAGGAAATGATCGCCACGATCCCCGACAAGGCATTCGAATATCACACGTCGCAAAACCACCTTTCGAAATGGCTCTATTCCCGGGGGCTGTTCCCGCTGGCGGCGGCGATCCGCCGGGGCAACAAGAGCCAGTTCGCTTCGACCCAGGAACATCGCCAGCGCATCGTCAACCTCATCAAGGATTACCGCACGCTGCTCGGCCAGGGCGTAGTGGCGCGTTTCGACCCGGAAACTTACAGCGACGCGGTGGCCTTCGCACGCATCGGCGAGGGCTCGCTCGGCGGCAAGGCCCGCGGGCTGGCCTTCATGAATTCGATGATCCTCAAGCACCGGCTCTACGACAAGCACGCCAACGTGCGCATCATGATCCCCCGCTCGGTGGTCATCGCCACGGATTATTTCGACGACTTCATCCGCCTCAACGGCCTCAAATACATCATTTCGCAGGAGTTCTCGGACGAGGAGATACTCTCGGAATTCGTCAGTTCGACAGTTCCGGCCAAGTTGCAGCAGGAGCTGAAGGCCTACATCCAGACCGTCCGCACGCCGCTGGCCGTACGTTCGTCGTCGAAGTTGGAAGATTCGCACTACCAGCCCTTCGCAGGCATCTATTCCACCTACATGATCCCCTACGTGGACAACGGGGATCAGATGCTCCGACTGCTGCTCAAGGCTGTCAAGAGCGTCTACGCCTCGGTCTATTTCGCCACGTCGAGGGCTTACCTCTCCTCGTCGCAAAACCTGATCTCGGAGGAAAAAATGGCCGTCATCATCCAGGAGGTATGCGGCACCGAGCAGGACGGCCTCTTCTTCCCGACCTTCTCGGGCGTGGCCCGGTCGATCAACTACTACCCCATCGGCGACGAGGCCCCGGCCGACGGCGTCTGCAACATCGCCATGGGGCTGGGCAAACTGGTCGTCGACGGCGGCCGTACGCTGCGCTTCTCGCCCCGCTACCCGCAGAAGGTACTCCAGACCTCGACCCCCGAACTGGCGCTGCGCGACACACAGAACGAAGTGCTGGCACTCAGCCTCAAGCCCGAAGAATTCCGCACGTCGATCGACGACGCGGTGAATCTGCACAGGCTGGACATCGCCCGGATCGCCGGCCTGCGCAACGCGCGGTTCGTCTGCTCGGTATGGGATCGCGAGAACGAACGCATCTCGGACAGCCCGTTCGACCGGGGGCGCAAAGTCATCACGTTCAACAACATACTGAAGTACAACACCTTCCCGCTCGCAGAGATCATCAGCGACATCCTGAGGCTGGGAGCCGAGGAGATGCGTTGCCCCGTAGAGGTCGAATTCGCAGTCAACATGGACGTACAGGCCGGACAGCAACAGATATTCAACCTGCTCCAGATCCGCCCGATCATCGACAACCAGGACAACCGCCCGATCGACTGGAGCAAGGTGGATGTCTCCGACGCGTTGATATACGGCGAGAACGCCCTCGGGATCGGCATGATGGGCGACATCGCGGACATCATCTACATCAAGGGCGACACGTTCGACTCGCTCTCGACCGAAAAGATCGCCGAAGAGCTGCTCGAATTCAACAACCGTATGCAGGATGAAAAACGCTCCTACATCCTCGTCGGCCCCGGCCGCTGGGGCTCTTCCGACCCGTTCCTGGGCGTCCCCGTGAAATGGAACCACATCTCGGAGGCAAAGGTGATCGTCGAATGCGGCATCGAGAAGTTCGAGGTGGAACCGTCGCAGGGCACGCATTTTTTCCAGAACGTCACCTCGCTGGGCGTGGGTTACCTGACGATCAACCCCTTCCGCGGCGACGGTATTTTCCGCGAAGGGGAACTCGACGGCCGCCGCGCGGTCTACGAAGGGACGTTCCTGCGGCAGGTGCGCTTCGAAAAACCCCTGTGGGTCTGCATCGACGGGCGCTCGAACAAGGGTATCGTCAAGGAAGAGGGCGATAAATAA
- the gdhA gene encoding NADP-specific glutamate dehydrogenase produces the protein MDVNKLMAELERKHPGESEYLQAVREVLMTVEEAYNQHPEFEANRIAERIVEPDRIFTFKVVWVDDKGDVQVNIGYRIQFNNAIGPYKGGLRFHPSVNPSILKFLGFEQIFKNALTTLPMGGAKGGSDFNPKGKSDREVMRFCQAFMVELWRHIGPQTDVPAGDIGVGGREIGYLYGMYRKLARENTGVLTGKGMTYGGSLIRPEATGFGAVYFLRQMLEKAGMDIKGQTIAISGFGNVAWGAATKATELGAKVVTISGPDGYIYDPTGLDAEKIAYMLELRASNNDVVEPYAKKFPGSQFFAGKKPWEVKVDIAMPCATQNELDGEDARKLLANGVKVVAEVSNMGCRPEAIDAFIEARIPYGPGKAVNAGGVATSGLEMTQNAQKLNWTAEEVDAKLHQIMSSIHHACLEYGTEKDGYINYMKGANIAGFMKVAKSMVEQGVL, from the coding sequence ATGGACGTAAACAAATTGATGGCGGAACTTGAGCGCAAGCACCCCGGCGAAAGCGAATACCTGCAAGCCGTGCGCGAAGTTCTCATGACGGTAGAGGAGGCTTACAACCAGCATCCGGAATTCGAGGCCAACCGCATTGCAGAACGCATCGTGGAGCCTGACCGTATCTTCACCTTCAAGGTGGTCTGGGTCGATGACAAGGGCGATGTCCAGGTCAACATCGGATACCGTATCCAGTTCAATAACGCAATAGGCCCCTACAAGGGCGGCCTGCGTTTCCACCCCTCGGTGAATCCCTCGATCCTGAAATTCCTCGGTTTCGAACAGATTTTCAAGAATGCGCTGACGACGCTGCCCATGGGCGGTGCGAAAGGCGGCTCGGATTTCAACCCCAAGGGCAAATCCGACCGTGAGGTGATGCGTTTCTGCCAGGCCTTCATGGTCGAGCTGTGGCGCCATATCGGGCCCCAGACCGACGTCCCGGCGGGCGACATCGGCGTGGGCGGCCGCGAAATCGGATACCTCTACGGCATGTACCGTAAACTGGCACGCGAGAACACGGGCGTACTGACCGGCAAGGGCATGACCTACGGCGGTTCGCTGATCCGTCCCGAGGCCACGGGGTTCGGTGCCGTTTATTTCCTGCGCCAGATGCTCGAAAAAGCCGGCATGGACATCAAGGGCCAGACCATCGCCATCTCGGGCTTCGGCAACGTGGCCTGGGGCGCGGCGACGAAGGCTACGGAGCTGGGCGCCAAGGTGGTGACGATTTCGGGCCCCGACGGCTACATCTACGATCCCACAGGCCTCGACGCCGAAAAGATCGCCTATATGCTCGAACTGCGCGCATCGAACAACGACGTCGTGGAACCCTACGCCAAGAAATTCCCCGGATCCCAGTTCTTTGCGGGCAAGAAGCCGTGGGAAGTCAAGGTCGACATCGCCATGCCGTGCGCCACGCAGAACGAGCTCGACGGCGAGGATGCCCGCAAACTGCTGGCCAACGGCGTGAAGGTCGTGGCCGAAGTTTCGAACATGGGCTGCCGCCCCGAGGCGATCGACGCTTTCATCGAAGCCAGGATTCCCTATGGCCCGGGCAAGGCCGTGAATGCCGGCGGCGTCGCCACGTCGGGCCTGGAAATGACGCAGAACGCACAGAAACTCAACTGGACGGCCGAGGAGGTCGATGCCAAGCTGCACCAGATCATGTCGTCCATCCACCACGCATGCCTCGAATACGGCACGGAGAAGGACGGTTACATCAACTACATGAAGGGCGCCAATATCGCCGGTTTCATGAAGGTTGCCAAGTCGATGGTCGAACAGGGCGTCCTGTAA